GTGGAGATGTTATAGGTGAGCCGGAAGCCTGGGGATTAGGGTCAGTGCTATCCAACTCCATTAGTCCATCGAGTCCTTCCACAATGAAAGAATCCTGACCATGATTACCATCAGGTGTATCGGTGTCCTGTCTGACCGTTcgatggtttgttggtttgtatgtcaaagcttcgcaacaatgttgctactaatccatgcgatccataaccgGCGCGGTCCCAAACGataacaaccacgacctagaactgtcacaccgatgattgagttaaatactttataaactacacacgctgaaaataaaccaaatttctgcagcatagcacacacaatcaaactgtcgcgccaaccaagagctcctccccaaagagctgaaaaagctgtctttatttcctccttccttactgctgATGCTCTCTTAAAGTAGCAGCGCACGGTGAAGGATTTCGCCACAACGTGGTTGGGAAATTTACTTGAGAACAAACTATTCAAAAAGCAGCTGATTGGATTACCAATTCTAAAGAATCCATTTGATATATCCATCCAAACTGGTGGAGAGAGTGCTGGGTAAAGTGAAGGCTGTGAGGATCACGAGAGGCGAGCTTGTTTAGATTTTTTGTTCTTCTGAGGATCAGAGGGAGCGTGTTGCCTCTCACCCGGTTTGATAAGTTTGATGTGTCCTGTGTGCCTCTTCGGAACAGGGCCTCCCTCAAGGGGGTAATATCTTGCAGTCATTAAAAATATTCCTGGAATGAATGATGCTCGTCGGATGAATCATGTGGTGGATGAAGAAAAAGTGTAGACTATCTGTTCTTGTGTTTTTTAATATGGAGTCTCTCCTTACTCAAGTGCATTTGGGATATATAAACTACCAAGCCAGAACATCTGTTCCaagaccatcattgtaaagctttTGGATATGTTTCAAGTGTTTGCAGAATGGAGAAACCGAGATGTTCAAGTTTTGGAAAATATCATATCATGTGTTTTAAAAGTGATGAAAATGTGACATGTTGCAATTGTGGTGGTAACCATGAAGTCATGTCTTTGGAATGCCCAACAAGGGTGAAAGAGAATGAGGTGTCCAAAGTCAGGGCTgttcagagcatttcatatgcaGCTCCTGTTAAAAGGGTTGAGGATTCAAATGGTTCTCCTGAAGAGTCCATGGTGGTGGATAGGCCTTCACTGAAGGCTGCAGGGGTTGCCCTTCAACAGCAGGACCCAGATATGTTCAAGGTTAAGCAGGTGGACTTTGTGGTATTTATAGCTATGGTGATTAATGGCACTCCCAAGGTGGAGAGAAAGTCCAGGAAAATAGATATTGTGGATGCGGCGGAACGGTTCCTGGCTCTGAAAGAGTTCTCGGCGGAGGGGTTGCATGGAGTATTGTCAAaagccgtaccaccctctcaggtcaTAGAGCCCGATAAGAAAGATATGGAGATTTGAAGGAAGGAAGAAGTAGGGTTTTTTGTGTTgtcaatgtgtttttttgttttatttgggGTTGATTAAGTTAGGTTTCCCTATCACATATgggttttattttaccttttttttttttaacccagtACAGCTTTTTGGTTTGTAGTGTGCCATAAAATGCACAGAAGAAGTTTGTTGCGAAACCCAGGCTGCCGTCCAAACTCATGGTTGTCAGCGCTAAACCCTCTGCCCTTGAATAACGTTTTACATCGTCACGTCTGAGTGTACCTTAAATGTCCCTTGCCCaagcaatttaaaaaaatgtaacctttatttaactaggtaagtcagttaaggacaaattcttatttacaatgacagcctaccccgggccaatcacagccggatgtgatgcagcctggattcaaatcaGGGACTGCAgcgacgcctcttgcactgagatgcagtgccttagaccactgcaccactgggGAGCCCTTAGAACAAGGGAGAGTGATGATCAGAGAGACAAAGTCCTTGGTGGAAATCTTAGAAGTTGAGCTTAAAAACAACCAACTTAAAGCTATGAATGTACCTAGCAAGCTAACGTAGCTAGCTTGCACTCGTGTCAGACAACTAGCTACAGTTACCCATAGCTGGCTAGATCGTTTTTTAGTTTGGTCGTTTATGCCAATACATTTTAGTATTCCTAAAAGCTAGCTACCTTGATTAAATGTGACACTTCGCGGCCACCGGAGTAGGACGCTTAACTACAGTTTGCATTGAATTGTGGGTCATATCAACCATAAGTGAGCTAAATCGAGGGCAGAGGGGGCAAAGTTAGTGAATTGGACCTTCATTTAAGATGGAAATCAAACTGCATCCGGTTTCAACGGGGATTCCCCTAAATGAAAGGGAAGAAATAACTTGTTTGGACTGCAGCATccgacttttattttgaaaattcAGGGGATAGCGAAAGTCGTGGCACAGGATGTTGTCATTTTTTGGTCTGGTTTCTTCCTATTCAGTTCTAGCTAGCTAATGTGTTAATAAAATTAGCTAGACTGTTAGCTTAACTAGATACACATACATTGGTAACATGGATCGGCCAGAAGTAACGTTTTCTTTAGCCTACATAGTATTAGCGTTTTGCTTTGTATTCACACCAAATGAATTTCGATCAGCTGGTTTCACCGTGCAAAATCTGTTTTCAGGATGGCTTGGAAGTGAAGATATTGGTTTCATTCAATATCATGTGAGGAGAACGAGCGTCACTTTACTAGTTCATTCAACTTTGCCACTTGGTAAGTCACTTAGCTAGCAGCTAACTAGCTGCCAGGGGCCTAGTGAAAAATAGCTATTGACATGCAATACCCACATTGATCACTGTCCTGTCAAGTGATCATTCATACTAACTGattgtattgttgttgttttttactatAGTATAGCTAGTCTCTTTTATCTGTGATAATTCTGCTTAGCTAGTAGCTAGCGACATCATTCAAACGTCAAGTGTATAGACATTTGAGCAAACTTTCTGTTCCGTATCCAACAGGGTACTACATGGGAATGTGCATAGCTGCTCCAGAAAAGTATCTGGCCTATGTTCACTTAATAAGTGATGGCTGGAGGGCTTTCTTCACATTGTCACTGGCTCTTCAGCTCTTTAGCTGGGTGCTCGTCATCTACTGGTCTCGGCACAAATGGGGAAATCATCCAATATCGCAGAACCTTAAAGCCCATGCATTGCCCCAGTCCGGCTGGGGGGCAGTTGCCTCCTCTGTCAACACAGAATTTCGCCGCATTGACAAGTTTGCAACGGGTGCCCCTGGTGCAAGGGTTCTCATCACTGACACCTGGATCATGAAGGTCACTACCTATTATGTACATATTGCACTGCAGCAAGACACTCACTTGACAGTCACAGACTCAAGGCAACACCAGCTCTCCCCTGACTCAGCCACTCCTGTTCAGATCCTGACACTCCGGGTCGCTAGCATCAACCCCAGCGTCAAGCCCTTTGACATAAGGTACAGTAGCTAACACGAGCTATAGGCTAAGCTATAGGCTAAGCTTGCTGTTGTCTTGTCAGCTCATTTGAGAAGTAAACCGTAAATGCCAACCCCTTTCAAAACCTTAAATAGAACCACCATATTTATTTCCCATTGTAACACCTGTTTAATGCAAATATAGTTTTTCTGATGCATAATGATGTTGTACTATGTATGTGAAATACTCAGTTCTGAATAATGCACCTGCATAGGCTCAATTCAACAGAATATGCAGAACTGCGAGAGAAGCTGCATGCACCAATCAGGAACGCTGCCAACGTGGTCATTCACCAGACTATGAGTGACCTCTTCTTGGAAACATTCAAATCCCAGGTGGAAATGAACCAAGTCTACCAGCTGACAAGCGGACAGGTGCCCCCATGTTATATTGTCTATGGGTGAACCATTTAATGTATTCAacattaaaggtagactcagcgatatgatgcAGAAAGTAAACGACACAACGTGAAGTGAACCTGTGCACATACTGTgtgtggtagcctagtggttagagcgctgggccagttgCCGAAATGTTGCTAGAttgtatccccgagctgacaaggtaaacatctgttgttctgctcttgagcaaggcagttaacccacttttccttgGGCGTCaaagacatggatgtcgattaaggcagccccccacacctctctgattcagaggggttgggttaaatgtggaagacacatttcagttgaaggcattgttgtacaactgacttggTATCCCCCTTTGACTGTGTGAGCGCAAAGCGCTCACCTCAATCTCCAGTGTTGCTCGTGACAACATAAttttgctgagtctacctttaaatgaATTCTCCCAACATGCTTGATAAATGGTCATGAAAAAATGTGTTCTGCTCAGTGTAGTAGAAACTAGAAATATCATGCCCAATATTTCTCTGCCTCTGTTCTTAGGAGCTGGAGTCCTGCATTGGTTGCATGCAGGTGCCCGCCAACACCAAACTGTTACGGCTATGCCAggaggagggtgaaggagagtGCCAGCAGTGCTACTGTAGACCCATGTGGTGTCTCACCTGTATGGGCAAATGGTTTGCCAGCCGCCAGGACCAGCAGAAACCTGAGACCTGGTTGGGCAACAGAGTGCCTTGCCCCACTTGTAGGGCCAAGTTCTGCATCCTGGATGTCTGCATTGTCCCCTGATCACTCAATACTGTTTTCCTCTCAGTCAATTCTAAAGATATGCATCTGCTGGTGGTTTGGTGCGATGTGCATCAGATAGCCCTTGTGATTACTTTTCTAATTGTGCCTTGTCTCTATTGCATCATTAGTGCCATTACTCTGCTATGGGAAACCTTGGCATATTCTAGTTTTGTTCTAACTTTGCTCTTcatgattttgatttgataaaatatttttCCCTGCACAATATGGCAACAACATGAACTTTGAGCTTTAAAGCTGGGTAGATTGCTAAGTAGAAGTTAAATTTAGTCTCAGCAAAATGATGTTTCCATGAGCAGCACCGATGATAATTGCGATGAGCGAGATGCAAAACTCGCACAGTATCTGTGCATGTGCACGTGTTCGTGTCACACTGTTAGTGGTAGGTACGAACCAAAACAGCTGAGAAGTTTAGCCTCGTGAGTCAATGCTCGTAGTTGTTGTGGAAATcaacccactatgctgtttactttgtgcacctacgtcatatcgctgagtcaCTTGCGCCTAAACGTTTGTCTGCCCCTTGAATTACCTTGTGGTTTTCTACATCTTCCAGTTGATCGTTCTGATGAGACTCAAATGGGGCAAAATGTAGTAGGCTCTGGACAGTGCGGCACAACATATCTTTACTCTGTTTTACTCTCCTTTTCAAGGGTGCTGTAATGGAAACATTTTGTTCATCTTTGTGTTATCAGTCTTTCATCGGTCTGTTATGCAATTAGGGAACTTTGTCAAGTAGGGCTATGAAAATATAATTAATGAAGTAGTCAGTTGATGACATGGGGAAAACTGATGTGGTACATGGTTTTTAAAATTGCCATATACTTAATTTCACAATTATGTTACCTTTATTAAAATATAGCTACCCTCTAATTGGTTTTGTTTGTTGCTGAATGTCCACTGCTTGATACCACATTTCGATGAGGATTTGTCAACAGAAAATTAACTAACCTGACCTGGGAACAAAAAGGTTAAGAATTGTTGTGTGAGAATTGCCACAAAACATGTTTGTAACAATACCGAGAATGGATGAGGAAATTACTTAACTTCATTGATCAGTAGGCCTAGTGATCCACCATGACGGTCTTGGGCGCCTCTTTGTGGCAATCAACAGTAATGGCGCATTCACTGGGAACTTGGGGACAAATCATGACGTCAGGGATATTCAAGTCAGAAAGACGGAGTACTAGAAAGATACCGGAGTTTCCGATTTGGATGAACATTCTAAATTTTCTCAGTTGGTgctcgttttttttttgtttctagttgtcttgaacgcactgaagttgtAAGTCACAGATTTCCGAgatcccagttgttttgaacgcggcaacattcgttttttttttatcaacgaAATGTATAAGCAGAACATGTGTTAGCGCCGCGTTTAAAACAATTTTGAACTCGGAAAtgtccgacttcagtgcgttcaagacaactgggagctCGATAAAAAAACGAGCTCAAACTGGgaaaattatttttttaaccatagagaatgatagagccCTCTAGCGGACTAAATGCTGTTatcagcatgggcagcgccatttgGGGCTTCCACAATTTTAATGTGGTCAACAGGGCGAGACgtccaacttcattggctgatcttTCCTGGTGACCCTGCTGGAGTCATGTCCAAtcgggtcatcaggagggatcagccaatcgtACAGAACCTTGTTTCTACTCattggcgctgcccatgctgtcccAGATGCAAAGATGATTCCGCATTCACGTGGTAGTCGGATCTAGAAAACTGAAATGTATGCATAAGTATCTAATTACCAATTAAGTGGGAGTTTCATGTCGAAAATTCTGGTATTTCTGTAGACCTCTAATTTTCTGACCAGAAGGTCACTGACATGATTTGACCCCGTTTTTTCAGaggtcccagttgtcttgaatgcatcAATAGACAGTTGGGCCAATGCGGTTTCTGCATTATGATGTATTAACGACACTTCAACATTCTAGCCATGTTATGCCGCGACATTTCCGACGCAGCACGTATATAACTACTACCAGTTAAAACATTTGGAGATTTCGGATTTTCCTAGTATAGCGCATTGACGTGGCGTTAGCTGCACATTAACAGTACATGGggaatatacaaaataaaaaaaatgctatAAAACGGATTGTCTAGAATGAGCATTATGacgcatttacatgacactacaacattctatggcagccatgttagctcacCATTACACGAGGAATATTTAAACAATGCTATGTAACAGAATGTATAGGGCGCCTCTTTGTATGTTGTATAATATTCTAAAAGTTTGCCTAGCTCCCTAAATATATGCCTCTATTTATTACTAAACCACCACTGTTCCATCTGTGGTTTTGTAAACAAGCGCGTCAAATCCCTCCCCTTCTATCACGTGACAACAACGGGCATGTTCGTTTGTACATGGCACGGTGCCCCGGAACAGCAGAGCTTGCGAAATTAGACAATTCCATTGGTCCTTAACCGATATCTCCATACTCACTGGGCACCGGGCCATGCGAAATGAATTCTTCAATTGTTGACTGACGTCAGGGAAGCGCCATTCCTTAGCTTTGGCGCGTTCACATCAAAATCAAAAGATCTCTGCTTTAAGGGAAGTAGCTACAAGCCCTTCGTTCCTCTGTACGTttagaaaaaaaaatgtctttTCGCCACAAATCCAGACGCACCAATGCTGAATATAACGGAGATGAAAATAGGTAAGTTGTCATGAGTTTGTAAGTAATTTAGCaacaaaaatctatttaaaaatcTATTTTCGCTTTCTCTCGCGCCAGTCTTCTCCCGCGAAATCCGGAATTGTTGCTGGTctggttagctagctggctaattgtTTCTAGGTACGCTTTTCCAGCTAATGTATGTTTCCTATCGTG
The Oncorhynchus mykiss isolate Arlee chromosome 31, USDA_OmykA_1.1, whole genome shotgun sequence genome window above contains:
- the tmem129 gene encoding E3 ubiquitin-protein ligase TM129 isoform X1, whose translation is MDRPEVTFSLAYIVLAFCFVFTPNEFRSAGFTVQNLFSGWLGSEDIGFIQYHVRRTSVTLLVHSTLPLGYYMGMCIAAPEKYLAYVHLISDGWRAFFTLSLALQLFSWVLVIYWSRHKWGNHPISQNLKAHALPQSGWGAVASSVNTEFRRIDKFATGAPGARVLITDTWIMKVTTYYVHIALQQDTHLTVTDSRQHQLSPDSATPVQILTLRVASINPSVKPFDIRLNSTEYAELREKLHAPIRNAANVVIHQTMSDLFLETFKSQVEMNQVYQLTSGQELESCIGCMQVPANTKLLRLCQEEGEGECQQCYCRPMWCLTCMGKWFASRQDQQKPETWLGNRVPCPTCRAKFCILDVCIVP
- the tmem129 gene encoding E3 ubiquitin-protein ligase TM129 isoform X2, which translates into the protein MQCLRPLHHWGALRTRESDDQRDKVLGGNLRRWLGSEDIGFIQYHVRRTSVTLLVHSTLPLGYYMGMCIAAPEKYLAYVHLISDGWRAFFTLSLALQLFSWVLVIYWSRHKWGNHPISQNLKAHALPQSGWGAVASSVNTEFRRIDKFATGAPGARVLITDTWIMKVTTYYVHIALQQDTHLTVTDSRQHQLSPDSATPVQILTLRVASINPSVKPFDIRLNSTEYAELREKLHAPIRNAANVVIHQTMSDLFLETFKSQVEMNQVYQLTSGQELESCIGCMQVPANTKLLRLCQEEGEGECQQCYCRPMWCLTCMGKWFASRQDQQKPETWLGNRVPCPTCRAKFCILDVCIVP
- the tmem129 gene encoding E3 ubiquitin-protein ligase TM129 isoform X3, which translates into the protein MLSFFGWLGSEDIGFIQYHVRRTSVTLLVHSTLPLGYYMGMCIAAPEKYLAYVHLISDGWRAFFTLSLALQLFSWVLVIYWSRHKWGNHPISQNLKAHALPQSGWGAVASSVNTEFRRIDKFATGAPGARVLITDTWIMKVTTYYVHIALQQDTHLTVTDSRQHQLSPDSATPVQILTLRVASINPSVKPFDIRLNSTEYAELREKLHAPIRNAANVVIHQTMSDLFLETFKSQVEMNQVYQLTSGQELESCIGCMQVPANTKLLRLCQEEGEGECQQCYCRPMWCLTCMGKWFASRQDQQKPETWLGNRVPCPTCRAKFCILDVCIVP